From the genome of Phreatobacter cathodiphilus, one region includes:
- the argF gene encoding ornithine carbamoyltransferase, with product MTHAPRHFLDLADFGGAELKAILDKAGALKRVRRTSEAGKPLAGKVLAMIFERPSTRTRVSFDVGMRELGGETIMLTGAEMQLGRGETISDTAKVLSRYVDAIMIRMLDHNAVRELAEAATVPVINGLTKLSHPCQIMADIMTFEEKKGSIRGKTVAWAGDTNNVLASWIQAAPRFGFKLNIATPEELAPRREVIAAAQREGADVSWTSDPYQAVERADCVVTDCWVSMGDEDAGRRHNLLKAYQVNKQLMSAASSDAIFMHCLPAHRGEEVTDEVMDGPQSVVFDEAENRLHAQKGVLAWCFGV from the coding sequence GTGACCCATGCTCCCCGTCATTTCCTCGACCTCGCCGATTTCGGCGGGGCCGAGCTGAAGGCCATTCTCGACAAGGCCGGCGCGCTCAAGCGCGTCCGCCGCACGTCCGAGGCGGGCAAGCCGCTCGCCGGCAAGGTGCTGGCCATGATCTTCGAGCGGCCCTCGACCCGCACCCGCGTCTCCTTCGACGTGGGCATGCGCGAACTCGGCGGCGAGACGATCATGCTCACCGGCGCCGAGATGCAGCTCGGCCGTGGCGAGACGATCTCCGACACGGCGAAGGTGCTGTCGCGCTATGTCGACGCCATCATGATCCGCATGCTCGACCACAATGCCGTGCGCGAGCTGGCGGAGGCGGCGACGGTGCCGGTCATCAACGGCCTGACCAAGCTGTCGCATCCCTGCCAGATCATGGCCGACATCATGACCTTCGAGGAGAAGAAGGGCTCGATCCGCGGCAAGACGGTGGCCTGGGCCGGCGACACCAACAACGTGCTGGCGTCGTGGATCCAGGCGGCGCCGCGCTTCGGCTTCAAGCTGAACATCGCCACCCCCGAGGAGCTGGCGCCGCGCCGCGAGGTGATCGCCGCCGCGCAGCGCGAGGGCGCCGACGTATCCTGGACGTCGGACCCCTATCAGGCGGTGGAACGTGCCGACTGCGTCGTCACCGACTGCTGGGTGTCGATGGGGGACGAGGATGCAGGACGCCGCCACAACCTCCTCAAGGCCTATCAGGTCAACAAGCAGCTGATGAGCGCGGCGAGCTCCGACGCCATCTTCATGCACTGCCTGCCCGCCCATCGCGGCGAGGAGGTCACCGACGAGGTCATGGACGGCCCGCAGTCCGTGGTTTTCGACGAGGCCGAGAACCGCCTGCATGCGCAGAAGGGCGTGCTGGCCTGGTGCTTCGGGGTGTGA
- a CDS encoding aspartate aminotransferase family protein, with translation MITPLMPNYARTELAFERGEGCWLVTADGRRVLDFGAGIAVNSLGHSHPHLVEALVQQAQKVWHVSNLHNVPEAERLAKRLIEATFADSVLFCNSGAEANEGAIKMARKYHAVRGEENRYRIITFEGAFHGRTLATIAAGGQKKYLEGFGPKVEGFDQVPFGDRKALEAMIGPDTAALMIEPIQGEGGLREVPTEELRYLRELCDANGLLLIFDEVQTGVGRTGKLFAHEWAGVTPDIMAIAKGIGGGFPMGAVLAVEKCAAVFTPGTHGTTFGGNPLAAAVGNAVLDVILAPGFLEEVQRKALLFKQKLAGLVDQHPKVFESVRGAGLLTGLKCVVPNGDVTAEARREGLLVVPAGDNVIRLIPPLIVSDAEIDLAVGMLDKAAASLEAQMVKGAAE, from the coding sequence CGCCGGCATCGCGGTGAATTCCCTCGGCCATTCGCACCCGCATCTCGTCGAGGCGCTGGTGCAGCAGGCGCAGAAGGTCTGGCACGTCTCCAACCTGCACAACGTGCCGGAGGCGGAGCGGCTGGCCAAGCGGCTGATCGAGGCGACCTTCGCGGACTCCGTGCTGTTCTGCAATTCGGGTGCGGAAGCCAACGAGGGCGCCATCAAGATGGCGCGCAAATACCACGCCGTGCGCGGCGAGGAGAACCGCTACCGCATCATCACCTTCGAGGGCGCCTTCCACGGCCGCACGCTGGCGACCATCGCCGCCGGCGGCCAGAAGAAGTACCTTGAGGGCTTCGGCCCGAAGGTCGAGGGGTTCGACCAGGTGCCCTTCGGCGACCGCAAGGCGCTGGAGGCGATGATCGGCCCGGATACGGCGGCGCTGATGATCGAGCCGATCCAGGGCGAGGGCGGCCTGCGCGAGGTTCCGACCGAGGAGCTGCGCTATCTGCGCGAGCTCTGCGACGCCAACGGCCTGCTGCTGATCTTCGACGAGGTGCAGACCGGCGTCGGGCGTACAGGCAAGCTCTTCGCCCACGAGTGGGCGGGGGTGACCCCCGACATCATGGCGATCGCCAAGGGCATCGGCGGCGGCTTCCCCATGGGCGCGGTGCTGGCGGTGGAGAAATGCGCCGCCGTGTTCACGCCCGGCACCCACGGCACCACCTTCGGCGGCAATCCGCTGGCGGCGGCCGTCGGCAATGCCGTGCTGGACGTGATTCTCGCACCCGGCTTCCTTGAAGAGGTGCAGCGCAAGGCCCTGCTGTTCAAGCAGAAGCTCGCCGGCCTCGTCGACCAGCATCCCAAGGTTTTCGAGAGCGTGCGCGGGGCGGGCCTGCTCACCGGCCTCAAATGCGTCGTCCCCAACGGCGACGTGACCGCGGAGGCGCGCCGCGAGGGGCTGCTGGTGGTTCCGGCCGGCGACAACGTCATCCGCCTCATCCCGCCGCTCATCGTCTCGGATGCCGAGATCGACCTCGCGGTCGGCATGCTCGACAAGGCGGCGGCGAGCCTCGAGGCGCAGATGGTCAAGGGAGCGGCCGAGTGA